The proteins below are encoded in one region of Gopherus flavomarginatus isolate rGopFla2 chromosome 12, rGopFla2.mat.asm, whole genome shotgun sequence:
- the LOC127033359 gene encoding zinc finger protein RFP-like — protein sequence MAAANPAKTLQDEDTCPIFLEYFKDPMSLDCDHSFCRACMTRGGGFPTDISCPQCREIFPQRNLRLNRKFRNIVEAARELRLKTVKESETESLCEKHKEPLKLFCKEDEIPICLVCDRSKEHRDHTVIPAEEAAKEFQASRETQLNSVSNKK from the exons ATGGCTGCTGCAAATCCAGCAAAAACACTCCAGGATGAAGACACCTGTCCCATCTTTCTGGAGTATTTTAAAGATCCGATGTCTCTAGACTGTGATCACAGTTTCTGCCGAGCCTGCATGACCCGAGGGGGGGGATTTCCTACTGACATCTCCTGCCCTCAGTGCAGAGAGATCTTTCCCCAGAGGAACCTCAGACTGAACAGGAAATTCAGGAATATTGTGGAAGCAGCCAGAGAACTCAGGTTGAAGACAGTGAAGGAATCAGAAACAGAGAGTCTGTGTGAGAAACACAAGGAGCCTCTAAAACTGTTCTGCAAAGAGGACGAAATCCCCATCTGCCTGGTGTGTGACAGATCCAAGGAGCACAGAGATCACACCGTCATTCCTGCAGAGGAAGCTGCCAAAGAATTCCAG gcatcaagagagacaCAGCTCAATTCAGTGTCCAACAAAAAATAA